A region from the Capra hircus breed San Clemente chromosome 9, ASM170441v1, whole genome shotgun sequence genome encodes:
- the STX11 gene encoding syntaxin-11, which yields MKDRLGELVELTKQFDQQFPDDDDDFDSPHEDIVFETDHILESLYRDIQDLQEENQHLIADVRRLGKQNTRFLTSMRRLSSIKRDTNSIGKDIKARGESINRKLGAMKALSEQAEVQHGAHSAVARIARAQYSALARTFQAAMHEYNCAEMKQRENCKIRIQRQLEIMGKDVSGDQIEDMFEQGKWDVFSENLLADVKGARAALNEIESRHRELLQLEGRIRDLHDLFLQMALLVEQQADTLDVIEFNVQKAVEYTGQAKVQVRKAVQYKKKNPCRTICCFCCPCLN from the coding sequence ATGAAGGACCGACTAGGAGAACTCGTGGAGTTAACCAAGCAGTTTGACCAGCAGTTCCCGGACGACGACGATGATTTTGACTCGCCTCACGAGGACATCGTGTTCGAGACCGACCACATCCTGGAATCCTTGTACCGAGACATCCAAGACCTTCAGGAGGAAAACCAGCACCTGATTGCCGACGTGAGGCGGCTGGGAAAGCAGAACACCCGCTTCCTCACGTCCATGCGGCGCCTCAGCAGCATCAAGCGGGACACCAACTCGATCGGCAAGGACATCAAGGCCCGGGGCGAGAGCATTAACCGCAAGCTGGGCGCCATGAAGGCGCTGAGCGAGCAGGCGGAAGTCCAGCACGGCGCGCACTCGGCCGTGGCGCGCATCGCGCGTGCGCAGTATAGCGCGCTCGCCCGCACCTTCCAGGCCGCCATGCATGAGTACAACTGCGCCGAGATGAAGCAACGCGAGAACTGCAAGATCCGCATCCAGCGCCAGCTGGAGATTATGGGTAAGGACGTGTCGGGCGACCAGATCGAGGACATGTTCGAACAGGGCAAGTGGGACGTGTTCTCCGAGAACCTGCTGGCCGACGTGAAGGGCGCGCGGGCGGCTCTCAACGAGATAGAGAGCCGCCACCGGGAGCTGCTGCAGCTGGAGGGCCGCATCCGCGACCTGCACGACCTCTTTCTGCAGATGGCCCTGCTCGTGGAGCAGCAGGCGGACACCCTGGACGTCATCGAGTTCAACGTGCAGAAGGCCGTCGAATACACCGGGCAGGCCAAGGTGCAGGTGCGCAAGGCTGTGCAGTACAAGAAGAAGAACCCCTGCCGGACGATCTGCTGTTTCTGCTGCCCCTGCCTCAACTAG